A DNA window from Iodobacter ciconiae contains the following coding sequences:
- a CDS encoding ZIP family metal transporter — protein sequence MSVLAWIMTASVAGSLLSVLTAACIAYAARPSWIPKLVSFAVGSLLAAAFLEILPHAFGEHDHRPAIVQTSASSTIDEHEHPGGNADIHKEHGHSADKNTSHDHKELSHSEKPSASSISLTLLAGILVFFIMEKLVIWRHCHHEECGELEPHEHSHGHGHGRAGLMIIVGDTFHNFLDGALIAAAFMTDINVGIATSLAIIAHEVPQEVGDFIVLLHSGYSKTKALLLNAMSSLAALIGALLAYWSLQTVTHWQPYLLALGASSMIYVAIADLIPGLHKRPQLKDTAQQVALILAGVAFIAVPHFLLPH from the coding sequence ATGAGTGTTCTTGCCTGGATTATGACCGCCAGCGTAGCGGGCAGCCTGCTGAGTGTGCTTACCGCTGCATGTATTGCCTATGCCGCCCGACCCAGCTGGATTCCCAAATTAGTCAGCTTTGCAGTTGGCTCCCTGCTGGCCGCCGCCTTTCTGGAAATTCTCCCCCATGCTTTTGGTGAGCACGATCATCGGCCCGCCATTGTCCAGACTAGCGCCAGCAGCACGATCGACGAACATGAGCATCCTGGCGGCAATGCAGATATCCATAAAGAACACGGGCACTCTGCAGACAAAAACACAAGCCACGATCACAAAGAGCTCTCTCATTCGGAAAAACCCTCGGCATCAAGCATTTCACTCACCTTACTTGCCGGGATTCTGGTGTTTTTTATTATGGAAAAACTCGTGATCTGGCGGCATTGCCATCATGAAGAATGCGGAGAACTAGAACCGCACGAACACTCGCACGGGCATGGACACGGCCGCGCGGGGCTGATGATTATTGTAGGCGACACCTTCCATAATTTTCTGGACGGCGCGCTGATTGCCGCAGCCTTTATGACCGATATTAATGTGGGGATCGCCACATCACTAGCAATTATCGCTCACGAAGTACCGCAAGAAGTAGGCGATTTTATCGTACTACTGCATTCGGGCTATAGCAAAACCAAAGCTTTGCTGCTCAATGCCATGTCATCGCTCGCCGCATTAATTGGCGCACTACTTGCCTACTGGTCACTGCAGACCGTTACCCACTGGCAACCCTATCTGCTGGCGCTGGGCGCATCCAGCATGATTTATGTCGCCATTGCCGATCTTATCCCCGGCCTGCATAAACGCCCTCAGCTTAAAGACACCGCCCAGCAGGTAGCACTCATTCTGGCAGGCGTAGCTTTTATTGCTGTGCCCCACTTTTTACTCCCTCATTGA
- the pgeF gene encoding peptidoglycan editing factor PgeF, with protein MWIRPDWPAPATVQAISTSRHGGVSCAPWASLNLGNHVDDSPEAVAHNRAIVRQYLPADPIWLSQVHGVQVVDAATARQNAEADAITAHTVNAVCAVMTADCLPVLLCNQAGTVVGAAHAGWRGLCGGVIEAAIKQMNIPPDTLMAWLGPAIGPRAFEVGAEVRAAFMAHDNTSASAFKPSANTGKWLVDIYLLAKQRLQASGVHAIYGGDYCTVTDSDRFFSYRRDQCTGRMASLIWLTE; from the coding sequence ATGTGGATCAGGCCAGACTGGCCTGCGCCTGCCACCGTGCAGGCTATTTCTACCAGCCGCCACGGAGGTGTAAGTTGCGCGCCCTGGGCAAGCCTCAATTTAGGCAACCATGTTGATGACTCGCCCGAGGCCGTAGCCCACAACCGGGCCATTGTTCGCCAGTACCTACCAGCCGACCCGATATGGCTGAGCCAGGTACACGGAGTGCAGGTGGTCGATGCCGCCACCGCCCGGCAAAACGCCGAAGCCGATGCAATAACGGCGCACACTGTAAACGCAGTCTGCGCTGTCATGACCGCAGACTGTCTGCCCGTCTTACTATGCAATCAGGCGGGCACCGTGGTGGGGGCCGCTCATGCTGGCTGGCGCGGCCTTTGTGGCGGCGTAATTGAAGCCGCCATTAAGCAGATGAATATACCTCCCGATACGCTGATGGCCTGGCTAGGCCCTGCCATTGGCCCGAGAGCATTTGAAGTCGGAGCAGAAGTCCGTGCAGCATTTATGGCGCACGATAACACCTCGGCCAGCGCGTTTAAACCAAGTGCAAACACTGGAAAATGGCTGGTTGATATTTATCTGCTGGCAAAGCAAAGGCTTCAAGCCAGCGGTGTACATGCGATTTATGGTGGGGACTATTGCACAGTAACAGACTCTGATCGCTTTTTCTCCTACCGCCGTGATCAGTGCACAGGCCGTATGGCCAGCTTAATTTGGCTGACTGAATGA